A stretch of Deinococcus radiotolerans DNA encodes these proteins:
- a CDS encoding Rieske 2Fe-2S domain-containing protein, whose amino-acid sequence MTRYKKQDPEITRRKFINAAMGTSAGVGVLSLVSALGSAKPVFRLTADVAPPMKGDVLVHAEGPNQGQIVKASELSDKLIRAYPKGSNPKGGEVIRDKDPTNILAVYKFAPGTLKDPTKLDATVDGQIVVYGDRCMHAGCNVGDDPKGGGQMFCPCHSGQYDATQGCRVTGGPPPAPLPQLPIKQEGDQLVVTGFFLSRPYGFNKEEDWEDYIKKVEEAMA is encoded by the coding sequence ATGACCCGGTACAAGAAACAAGATCCTGAAATCACGCGCCGTAAGTTCATCAACGCGGCCATGGGCACCAGCGCCGGTGTGGGCGTCCTGAGCCTCGTCAGTGCACTCGGTAGCGCCAAACCTGTGTTCCGCCTGACTGCGGATGTCGCCCCTCCCATGAAAGGTGACGTGCTCGTCCACGCCGAAGGGCCCAATCAGGGGCAGATCGTCAAGGCATCGGAACTCAGTGACAAGCTGATCCGCGCCTATCCGAAAGGCAGCAACCCGAAGGGCGGCGAGGTCATCCGCGACAAGGACCCCACCAACATTCTCGCCGTGTACAAGTTCGCACCCGGCACCCTGAAAGACCCCACCAAACTTGACGCGACCGTTGACGGTCAGATCGTGGTGTACGGCGACCGCTGCATGCACGCAGGCTGTAACGTCGGAGACGACCCCAAGGGCGGCGGACAGATGTTCTGCCCCTGCCACTCCGGCCAGTACGACGCCACCCAGGGCTGCCGCGTGACTGGCGGGCCGCCCCCCGCGCCGCTGCCACAACTGCCCATCAAGCAGGAGGGTGATCAGCTGGTCGTCACAGGCTTCTTCCTGTCCCGCCCATACGGCTTCAACAAGGAAGAGGACTGGGAGGATTACATCAAGAAGGTTGAGGAGGCAATGGCATGA
- a CDS encoding response regulator, translating into MIRVLLVDDHALFRQGLRSLLESEGMRVIGEAANGREAIRYAADTHPDVILMDIQMPDLDGVKATQSILEIDPKARVIMITMYRQDRYVFEAVKAGARGYVLKDADATTLLDVIRRVAAGEALLDPEMAQNVLDDFRDKREELPSEKHADLNERETMILKLLAQGFSNQDIALRLDISEKTVRNRLSEIFTKLQLNNRTQAALYAIREGIANLE; encoded by the coding sequence ATGATTCGCGTCTTGCTCGTCGATGACCACGCGCTGTTCCGTCAGGGGCTGCGCAGCCTGCTGGAGTCCGAGGGAATGCGCGTGATCGGCGAGGCCGCCAACGGGCGCGAGGCGATCCGCTACGCGGCGGACACGCACCCCGACGTGATCCTCATGGATATCCAGATGCCGGACCTGGACGGCGTGAAGGCCACGCAGAGCATCCTGGAGATCGATCCTAAGGCCCGCGTGATCATGATCACCATGTACCGCCAGGACCGCTACGTGTTCGAGGCCGTGAAGGCCGGGGCGCGGGGCTACGTGCTCAAGGACGCGGACGCCACGACCCTGCTGGACGTGATCCGCCGCGTGGCGGCCGGCGAGGCCCTGCTGGACCCAGAGATGGCGCAGAACGTTCTCGATGACTTCCGCGACAAGCGTGAGGAGCTGCCCAGCGAGAAGCACGCCGACCTGAACGAACGCGAGACGATGATCCTGAAGCTGCTGGCGCAGGGCTTCTCGAATCAGGACATCGCGCTGCGCCTGGACATCAGTGAGAAGACCGTGCGCAACCGCCTGTCGGAGATCTTCACGAAGCTCCAGCTGAACAACCGCACGCAGGCGGCGCTGTACGCGATCCGCGAGGGCATCGCGAACCTTGAGTAA
- a CDS encoding serine hydrolase yields MTGGAGERLAAFRAHLTASGFPGVVGLRVTDLNGTELAAWNADRVFPAASTIKVPLLILALQEAQAGRLDLTARVTMQAVDRVPGAGVLHELGAGLALTWQDVLTLMIIVSDNTATNLVIGRLGVDAVNTWLTAQGLDGTRLVGKLQLPPEQRNEAQRRGERNSTTAQDQTDLLRALLAGTLLDAAHAALALDIMGRQQYRDLIARRMPCGPDGERLYRSATKSGELLGVHHDVGVLFTPRPLLVALLSAGGRDAREHPENQDVATLAGALWPLLAEMGEVPVSERGHLTGRSGAP; encoded by the coding sequence ATGACCGGCGGGGCAGGGGAGAGGCTGGCCGCCTTTCGGGCTCACCTGACGGCGTCGGGCTTCCCCGGCGTGGTGGGTCTGCGGGTCACGGACCTGAACGGCACGGAGCTGGCCGCCTGGAATGCGGACCGGGTGTTCCCGGCAGCCAGCACCATCAAGGTGCCGCTGCTGATCCTGGCCCTCCAGGAGGCGCAGGCCGGGCGGCTGGACCTCACGGCGCGCGTGACCATGCAGGCAGTCGACCGCGTGCCCGGTGCGGGCGTGCTGCACGAGCTGGGCGCGGGGCTGGCGCTGACATGGCAGGACGTGCTGACGCTGATGATCATCGTGAGTGACAACACCGCCACGAACCTCGTGATCGGGCGGCTGGGCGTGGACGCGGTGAACACTTGGCTCACGGCGCAGGGCCTAGATGGGACGCGGCTGGTCGGGAAGTTGCAGCTGCCGCCCGAGCAGCGGAACGAGGCCCAGCGGCGCGGCGAGCGGAACTCGACCACCGCGCAGGACCAGACGGACCTGCTGCGCGCCCTGCTGGCCGGGACCCTGCTCGATGCGGCGCACGCGGCACTGGCGCTGGACATCATGGGGCGTCAGCAGTACCGGGACCTGATCGCGCGGCGCATGCCCTGCGGCCCGGATGGGGAGCGCCTGTACCGCAGCGCTACCAAGAGCGGGGAGCTGCTGGGCGTTCACCACGACGTCGGGGTCCTGTTCACGCCTCGGCCCCTGCTGGTAGCGCTGCTGTCAGCAGGGGGGCGTGACGCCCGCGAGCACCCGGAAAATCAGGATGTGGCAACCCTGGCTGGAGCGCTCTGGCCCCTGCTGGCGGAAATGGGTGAGGTCCCCGTGAGCGAGAGGGGACATTTAACCGGTCGGTCAGGCGCACCATAA
- a CDS encoding c-type cytochrome: MPWVAIVSAAIMWIILLFLFNKETAPEPVVVDPAVVANISKEWPTLGKQVFATCAGCHGAEGQGGVGPKLAGNEKLVKDPVYVHTMIVKGKGGMPAQSQLKENEVYAVANYVLHSWGNNIEEPLTPAQVAEGQTKIDPAVLKNRSRFVPEDLKLPEIFLATFVMVLLTYGLIGLYSVWAEGVELHPGIHKVRSTPLATLGILTTMALTVLFGVLFVRQMVTDFAGWGAKEAVAPNVTAEGFYAAMILLMLAASIALYKKFFMDGEVLVEDASGEFPW; encoded by the coding sequence ATGCCCTGGGTCGCCATCGTGAGCGCGGCCATCATGTGGATCATCCTGCTGTTCCTGTTCAACAAGGAAACGGCACCGGAACCCGTGGTGGTCGACCCGGCGGTCGTGGCAAACATCAGTAAGGAATGGCCGACACTCGGGAAACAGGTCTTCGCCACTTGCGCTGGCTGTCATGGTGCGGAAGGTCAGGGGGGCGTTGGCCCCAAACTGGCGGGCAACGAGAAGCTCGTCAAGGACCCCGTGTACGTGCACACCATGATCGTCAAGGGCAAGGGCGGCATGCCCGCGCAGAGCCAGCTTAAGGAGAACGAAGTCTACGCTGTGGCGAACTACGTGCTGCACTCCTGGGGCAACAACATCGAGGAACCCCTGACGCCCGCCCAGGTGGCCGAGGGACAGACCAAGATCGACCCGGCAGTCCTGAAAAACCGCAGCCGCTTCGTGCCTGAAGACCTGAAGCTGCCCGAGATCTTCCTGGCGACGTTCGTCATGGTGCTCCTCACGTACGGCCTGATCGGACTGTACAGCGTGTGGGCTGAAGGCGTGGAACTGCATCCCGGGATTCACAAGGTGCGCTCGACGCCCCTGGCCACACTGGGCATCCTCACGACCATGGCGCTGACCGTGCTGTTCGGCGTGCTGTTCGTGCGGCAGATGGTCACAGACTTTGCTGGCTGGGGCGCGAAAGAAGCAGTTGCGCCGAACGTGACGGCCGAAGGCTTCTACGCCGCGATGATCCTGCTGATGCTGGCCGCCAGCATCGCGCTGTACAAGAAGTTCTTCATGGACGGCGAAGTGCTCGTCGAAGACGCCAGCGGCGAGTTCCCCTGGTAA